A single region of the Legionella oakridgensis ATCC 33761 = DSM 21215 genome encodes:
- a CDS encoding sulfite exporter TauE/SafE family protein translates to MILESITEHGTAYALTGAFAGFMSGTLGIGGGMIVVPALLYIFHHSSVVPQAVEMHVAAGTSLAIMIFTAMSSIRAHHRQGEILWSVYHRLWPGIVLGVFCGALLADQLSTYWLKILFGLFLLVISFKMMADIHVNHPRAFPGKWLNRLISFVIGLKSGLLGVGGGALIIPYLSFCGIDTRKIPAISALCTLSVAMMGTIAVIITGSNEVGLPAYSTGYVYWPAVIWVAVPSVLFAPIGAHLTYALPVQQLKYGLTAILLIAAIDMLI, encoded by the coding sequence ATGATTTTGGAAAGCATAACGGAGCATGGTACAGCCTATGCTTTAACAGGTGCTTTTGCCGGTTTTATGTCAGGCACCTTAGGCATTGGTGGGGGTATGATTGTTGTTCCGGCTTTATTATATATTTTTCACCACTCTAGTGTTGTGCCGCAAGCCGTGGAAATGCATGTTGCCGCTGGAACATCGCTGGCTATTATGATTTTTACGGCGATGTCTTCCATACGTGCCCATCATCGCCAAGGGGAAATATTATGGAGTGTTTACCATCGTCTTTGGCCAGGCATTGTTCTTGGTGTTTTCTGCGGGGCATTGCTTGCTGATCAGTTATCTACTTATTGGTTGAAAATTCTGTTTGGTTTATTTTTATTGGTTATTAGCTTTAAAATGATGGCGGATATTCACGTCAATCACCCTCGTGCTTTTCCGGGCAAATGGTTAAATCGCCTGATTAGTTTTGTTATTGGACTTAAATCAGGTCTTTTAGGGGTTGGTGGGGGGGCATTGATCATTCCTTATCTTAGTTTTTGTGGAATTGACACTCGAAAAATTCCAGCCATATCGGCATTGTGTACTTTATCCGTGGCAATGATGGGAACGATTGCTGTCATCATCACGGGTAGTAATGAGGTGGGATTACCGGCCTATTCTACTGGATATGTTTATTGGCCAGCCGTCATCTGGGTGGCAGTTCCTAGTGTTTTATTTGCTCCCATTGGGGCTCACTTAACGTATGCTTTGCCAGTTCAACAGTTGAAATATGGCCTGACCGCTATTCTTTTAATAGCAGCCATTGATATGCTTATTTAA
- the ptsP gene encoding phosphoenolpyruvate--protein phosphotransferase yields MLKILKRIVQDVTTASRLADALAILVQQLREAVVAEAVSVFLIDNKNAEYVLIATEGLNKQAESRVRVALDSGLIGLVGRREEPINIDNAPAHPAFHQNPLLGEDHLNAFLGVPIIQHRKLFGVLTAQRVEERYFDDAEEAFLITLAAQLGGIIAHAEATGELSQLTQPQPVGLAKPETTQISLTGIGSVPGVGIGTVVVVYPPADIDTVPRRMAEDIEHEVAVFYEALRAARDDMRRLSRRMQSSVAENEHALFDVYLRLLDEDNLGAEVEKVIREEQISAQAALATVIKKHIFQFESMKDDYLRERASDFRDLGRRVLAELQFSQQEDIIYPRRTILVGDEITAAALAEVPEGQLAGVVAAKGSNNSHVAILARAMGVPTVMGVRGLNIEQLSRRAAVVDGYYGHMFISPSKALLAEYKKLAQEEDELNQSLVSLRDKHAETTDNYRVSLQVNTGLAMDAGLSMSVGAEGVGLYRSEVPFMSRDRFPSEDEQYVIYRQILKAFAPRKVTMRTLDIGGDKTLSYFPVEEDNPYLGWRGIRVTLDHPDVFLLQVRAMMRANEELNNLRIMLPMVTTLSELDEAIFLINQAFAELLEEGCIIEKPQIGVMIEVPAAVYQAREFAKRVDFLSVGSNDLTQYLLAVDRNNARVASLYDGLHPAMLRALLKIVEGGHAAGVEVSICGEMASEPLAVILLLAMGFDTLSMNSFSLPRVKWVIRNFSIANARKILAEVLEFEHSDEIRLYLQKALEDEGLGGLIRAGKS; encoded by the coding sequence ATGTTAAAAATATTAAAACGTATTGTACAGGATGTCACCACTGCAAGTCGCTTGGCTGATGCATTAGCTATTCTAGTGCAGCAGTTGCGGGAAGCGGTTGTTGCGGAAGCCGTTTCAGTTTTTCTCATTGACAATAAAAACGCCGAATACGTATTAATTGCTACCGAGGGTTTAAATAAGCAAGCCGAGTCTCGCGTACGTGTCGCTTTGGACAGTGGGCTGATAGGGCTGGTTGGCAGGCGGGAAGAGCCCATTAATATTGATAACGCCCCCGCGCATCCTGCTTTTCATCAAAATCCTCTGTTGGGTGAAGATCATCTTAATGCATTTTTAGGTGTTCCTATCATTCAGCATCGTAAATTGTTTGGCGTATTGACTGCTCAAAGAGTAGAAGAGCGCTATTTCGATGATGCAGAAGAAGCTTTCTTGATTACTTTGGCAGCACAATTAGGTGGAATCATTGCACATGCCGAAGCAACGGGAGAATTAAGTCAATTAACTCAGCCACAACCTGTGGGCCTTGCCAAACCTGAAACCACCCAAATTTCTTTAACCGGCATTGGCAGTGTTCCTGGGGTGGGTATTGGCACCGTGGTTGTGGTTTATCCCCCCGCGGATATTGATACTGTGCCCCGTCGAATGGCAGAAGATATTGAACATGAAGTTGCTGTTTTTTATGAAGCGCTTAGGGCGGCTCGTGACGACATGCGCCGTCTGAGTCGACGCATGCAATCCAGCGTTGCTGAAAATGAACATGCATTATTTGATGTGTATTTGCGTCTGCTGGATGAGGATAATCTGGGTGCTGAAGTAGAAAAGGTGATTCGTGAAGAACAAATAAGTGCCCAGGCTGCTCTGGCAACGGTCATAAAAAAACATATTTTTCAATTTGAAAGCATGAAAGATGATTATTTGCGTGAACGTGCCAGTGATTTCCGGGATTTGGGTCGTCGCGTATTGGCGGAGCTGCAATTTTCTCAACAAGAAGACATTATTTATCCACGCCGCACTATTTTAGTAGGCGATGAAATTACTGCAGCAGCCCTTGCAGAAGTACCGGAAGGCCAGTTAGCTGGCGTTGTGGCGGCAAAAGGCTCCAATAATTCCCATGTTGCTATATTGGCAAGAGCCATGGGGGTTCCTACTGTCATGGGAGTACGAGGCTTAAATATTGAACAATTATCTCGGCGAGCGGCTGTGGTTGATGGTTATTATGGGCATATGTTTATCTCGCCTTCAAAAGCATTGCTTGCTGAATATAAAAAGTTGGCACAGGAAGAAGATGAATTAAATCAAAGTCTGGTCAGTTTACGGGATAAACATGCGGAAACCACCGATAATTATCGTGTATCGCTACAAGTCAATACTGGCTTGGCAATGGACGCAGGCTTATCCATGAGCGTCGGCGCTGAAGGAGTTGGACTCTATCGCTCTGAAGTGCCGTTTATGAGCCGAGATCGTTTTCCCTCAGAAGATGAGCAATACGTTATTTATCGTCAAATACTTAAAGCCTTCGCGCCCAGAAAAGTGACCATGCGTACTTTGGACATTGGTGGAGACAAGACACTTTCCTATTTTCCCGTTGAGGAAGATAATCCCTATCTTGGCTGGCGTGGCATCCGCGTCACCCTCGACCATCCTGATGTGTTTTTATTGCAAGTGCGTGCCATGATGCGCGCCAATGAAGAGTTAAATAATTTGCGTATTATGCTGCCCATGGTTACGACCTTAAGTGAGCTTGATGAAGCAATATTTCTAATCAATCAGGCTTTTGCTGAGTTACTTGAAGAAGGATGCATTATTGAAAAACCACAGATTGGCGTTATGATAGAAGTGCCTGCCGCTGTTTATCAAGCACGTGAATTTGCAAAGCGCGTTGATTTTCTTTCCGTTGGCAGTAATGATTTAACCCAGTATTTATTAGCGGTGGATCGCAATAACGCCCGCGTTGCCAGTCTTTATGATGGTTTGCATCCGGCGATGTTGCGCGCTCTTCTTAAAATTGTGGAAGGGGGACATGCTGCTGGTGTGGAAGTGAGTATTTGTGGCGAGATGGCCAGTGAGCCTTTGGCGGTTATTTTATTATTAGCGATGGGGTTTGATACGCTTAGTATGAACTCATTTAGTTTACCCCGCGTGAAATGGGTTATTCGTAATTTTTCCATTGCAAATGCTCGTAAAATTCTTGCTGAGGTATTGGAATTTGAGCATTCGGATGAAATACGGTTATATTTGCAAAAAGCGCTTGAAGACGAGGGCTTGGGCGGCTTAATTAGGGCAGGTAAATCATGA
- a CDS encoding RNA pyrophosphohydrolase — MVIDRAGYRLNVGIILVNDSGRVFWGRRYGHDAWQFPQGGLITGETALEAMFRELREEIGLESGDIEVLGSTRRWLKYRLPKQYLRHGSDPLVIGQKQKWYLLKLVASEQKVRLDLSDSPEFDSWRWIDYFEPQEQVIFFKKQVYMQALKELEQFLKKRRSPYGKRRRRGNHNR; from the coding sequence ATGGTAATTGATCGTGCCGGCTACCGCTTGAATGTAGGGATCATTCTTGTTAATGATTCTGGGCGTGTTTTTTGGGGAAGACGGTATGGTCACGATGCCTGGCAATTCCCTCAGGGTGGATTGATTACCGGTGAAACAGCTCTCGAAGCAATGTTTAGAGAGTTACGAGAAGAAATTGGTTTGGAAAGCGGCGATATTGAAGTGTTGGGTTCGACCCGACGTTGGCTTAAATATCGTCTGCCCAAACAATATTTGCGCCATGGAAGCGATCCGTTAGTCATTGGCCAGAAACAAAAATGGTATTTATTAAAGTTGGTTGCCAGCGAACAAAAAGTTCGTCTTGATCTAAGTGATTCCCCTGAGTTTGACAGTTGGCGCTGGATTGATTATTTCGAACCGCAAGAACAGGTCATTTTTTTTAAAAAACAAGTTTACATGCAAGCGTTAAAAGAGTTGGAGCAATTTCTTAAAAAACGTCGTTCACCTTATGGGAAGCGCCGCAGACGAGGTAATCATAATCGTTAG
- the ansA gene encoding asparaginase, with protein sequence MKKNILILNTGGTISSVKTNHGYEPAQGYVQSALRNIAALTHVDMPHYVIKEYNPLLDSSNMTVSEWNRIATDIATEYANYDGFVIFHGTDTMAYTASALSFMLENLDKPVILTGSQIPLSEARNDAIDNIITSLWLCSYDPIKEVCIYFNQHLLRGNRAQKISAQRFNAFDSPNFPHLANIGIDIEVHRELLLQPSGKPFRLQTIVPHFIANFRLFPGFATDVLAYILKQPLRGLVLETYGSGNAQNNEPRFLQLLEDACNRGVVIVNCSQCPHGSVHMNQYATGCALKHAGLISGHDMTPEATHCKLLYLLTKNSDVNHVKQYMEMSLCGELTH encoded by the coding sequence ATGAAAAAAAATATTCTGATTTTAAATACTGGCGGCACGATAAGCAGCGTTAAGACCAATCATGGTTATGAACCGGCACAAGGCTATGTTCAATCTGCATTAAGAAATATAGCTGCCCTTACCCATGTCGATATGCCGCATTATGTTATTAAGGAATATAATCCCTTACTTGACTCTTCAAATATGACCGTGAGCGAATGGAATCGCATTGCCACAGACATTGCAACAGAATATGCAAACTATGACGGGTTCGTGATTTTTCATGGCACCGATACCATGGCTTATACCGCGTCTGCTTTATCATTCATGCTGGAAAATCTTGACAAGCCAGTCATCCTCACCGGTTCACAAATACCCTTATCAGAAGCGCGCAACGATGCTATTGATAACATTATTACTTCTTTATGGTTATGCTCCTATGATCCCATTAAAGAGGTATGCATCTATTTCAATCAGCACTTACTGCGAGGCAATCGCGCCCAAAAGATAAGCGCCCAACGGTTTAATGCTTTTGATTCTCCCAATTTTCCCCATCTGGCAAATATTGGCATTGACATTGAGGTGCATCGGGAATTGTTGCTTCAGCCTTCTGGAAAACCTTTTCGTTTGCAAACCATCGTTCCGCATTTCATTGCAAACTTTCGACTGTTTCCAGGATTTGCTACAGATGTATTGGCTTATATTCTTAAACAACCCTTGCGCGGATTAGTACTGGAAACCTACGGTTCCGGAAATGCTCAAAATAATGAGCCTCGCTTTCTGCAATTGCTGGAAGACGCCTGCAACCGAGGTGTTGTCATTGTAAACTGTAGTCAGTGCCCACATGGGAGCGTCCATATGAACCAATACGCCACAGGGTGTGCACTAAAGCATGCTGGACTCATCAGCGGTCATGATATGACACCAGAGGCCACTCATTGCAAGCTTTTGTATCTACTTACAAAAAATTCAGATGTAAATCACGTCAAACAATACATGGAGATGAGTTTATGTGGAGAACTAACTCATTAA
- the glmU gene encoding bifunctional UDP-N-acetylglucosamine diphosphorylase/glucosamine-1-phosphate N-acetyltransferase GlmU, whose translation MSLHIIILAAGQGKRMHSKTPKVLHPLGGKPMLLRVIETAQALNPEKIHVIIGHGGALLRQALGELPIHWVEQAEQLGTGHAVMQALPYIASTSRVLILSADVPLIQTNTLQALLNHGDSESVPLSLLLAKVVDPTGLGRIIRSQNHQISAIVEEKDADESQRQINEIYSGICYVSAAALHRWLPALSRANAQGEYYLTEIISMAVRENLPIASLHAQDPNEILGVNNRLQLQQLERIWQKWLATKLMLAGVSLADANRIDIRGELHCGEDVFIDVNTLFEGTVSLGDGCSIAPNCILKNVTVGANSEILANTVLENCTVGEHCQIGPFARIRPGTQVAAHCKIGNFVETKNASFDTGSKANHLSYLGDVKLGKHVNIGAGTITCNYDGANKHQTIIEDGVFVGSDTQLVAPVTVGENATIGAGSTIRRNVPAGELTLTESKQKTIYGWQRPQKHPSTE comes from the coding sequence ATGTCATTGCATATCATCATTCTTGCGGCAGGACAAGGCAAGCGCATGCACTCCAAGACCCCCAAAGTCTTGCATCCATTAGGAGGGAAGCCCATGCTGCTGCGGGTCATAGAAACCGCACAAGCTTTAAATCCAGAGAAAATCCATGTCATTATTGGCCATGGGGGCGCTCTTCTTAGACAGGCACTGGGGGAACTTCCAATTCACTGGGTAGAGCAAGCCGAACAATTAGGCACAGGCCATGCCGTCATGCAGGCATTGCCTTACATTGCATCGACAAGTCGAGTGCTGATCCTCTCTGCAGATGTGCCCTTGATTCAGACCAACACTTTGCAGGCGTTATTAAATCACGGAGACTCAGAGTCTGTTCCCTTGAGTTTATTATTGGCAAAAGTAGTTGACCCGACAGGGCTAGGTCGTATTATTCGCAGCCAAAACCATCAAATTTCAGCCATTGTTGAAGAAAAAGACGCTGATGAATCACAACGGCAAATTAATGAAATTTATAGCGGAATATGTTACGTATCGGCTGCAGCACTTCATCGCTGGTTACCTGCATTAAGCCGAGCTAATGCTCAAGGGGAATATTATTTAACGGAAATTATAAGCATGGCCGTGAGGGAAAATTTACCCATTGCTTCTCTTCATGCTCAAGATCCCAATGAAATTTTAGGCGTTAACAACCGCTTGCAATTACAACAACTGGAACGCATATGGCAAAAATGGCTGGCTACAAAACTCATGCTTGCCGGGGTTAGCCTGGCAGATGCTAATCGCATTGACATTCGCGGGGAACTGCACTGCGGTGAAGATGTCTTTATTGATGTTAATACATTATTTGAAGGAACCGTTTCTCTTGGCGATGGCTGCTCCATTGCACCTAATTGCATCCTCAAGAATGTAACCGTTGGGGCAAACAGTGAAATTTTGGCGAATACTGTGCTGGAGAATTGCACAGTTGGTGAACACTGCCAGATTGGTCCTTTTGCCCGGATAAGACCTGGCACGCAGGTAGCCGCTCACTGCAAAATAGGTAATTTCGTTGAAACCAAAAATGCTTCTTTCGATACAGGCAGTAAAGCCAATCATTTAAGTTATTTGGGGGATGTGAAACTTGGTAAACATGTGAATATTGGCGCCGGCACCATTACCTGTAATTACGATGGCGCCAATAAGCATCAAACCATTATTGAAGACGGTGTATTTGTTGGTTCCGATACCCAACTGGTAGCACCGGTCACGGTTGGTGAAAATGCCACCATTGGTGCAGGTAGTACCATCCGTAGAAACGTGCCCGCGGGAGAATTAACCTTAACCGAATCCAAACAAAAGACAATCTATGGCTGGCAAAGACCGCAAAAGCACCCATCCACTGAATAA
- the nth gene encoding endonuclease III has product MNKQKRRAIFERLQQENPQPTTELNYGSSFELLIAVMLSAQATDVGVNKATSRLFPVANTPKAILALGEEKLKDYIKTIGLFNSKAANIIKTCEILLEKHHGEIPETREALEALPGVGRKTANVVLNTAFNKPTIPVDTHVFRVANRTGIAKGKTPLAVEKALLKQVDKEFLTHAHHWLVLHGRYVCTARKPHCPECIICDLCEYPHKTKS; this is encoded by the coding sequence ATGAACAAGCAAAAGCGGCGTGCTATTTTTGAGCGTTTGCAACAGGAAAATCCTCAGCCTACCACCGAATTAAACTATGGGTCGTCTTTTGAGTTATTAATTGCCGTGATGTTGTCCGCGCAGGCAACAGACGTCGGTGTGAATAAGGCAACGTCTCGACTGTTTCCAGTGGCCAACACGCCAAAAGCAATTCTTGCGCTGGGAGAGGAAAAATTAAAGGATTACATCAAAACCATAGGACTGTTTAATAGTAAGGCCGCCAATATCATTAAAACTTGCGAAATCCTCCTGGAAAAGCATCATGGTGAAATCCCTGAAACTCGGGAGGCGCTGGAAGCATTGCCTGGGGTTGGCCGTAAAACTGCTAATGTGGTCCTTAATACTGCATTTAATAAACCGACAATTCCTGTAGATACCCATGTGTTCAGAGTTGCTAATCGTACTGGCATTGCTAAAGGCAAAACGCCACTCGCTGTTGAAAAGGCATTGCTTAAACAGGTGGATAAGGAATTTTTAACCCATGCCCACCATTGGTTGGTTTTGCATGGTCGTTATGTTTGTACAGCTCGCAAGCCCCATTGCCCTGAATGCATTATTTGTGATCTATGTGAATATCCGCATAAGACTAAGTCCTAG
- a CDS encoding RnfABCDGE type electron transport complex subunit B — translation MALVKDIDKLLPQTQCGECGYPGCLPYAQALAQGNATIDGCPPGGIETLKALGQLLHIDVTPYLSTVSANTRAPSKAVIRESECIGCTKCIQACPVDAIIGSGRLMHTVLAHECTGCGLCVEPCPVDCIEMVPLLKPGYDKDLARQRYHARQVRLLREEHEKQQTYREKRKLAAQNEGKQKDQKAKQEFILQALARVQAKHSDKK, via the coding sequence ATGGCGTTAGTAAAAGACATTGATAAATTATTACCGCAGACTCAGTGTGGGGAATGTGGCTATCCAGGCTGTTTGCCGTATGCACAAGCTTTGGCACAAGGTAATGCTACCATTGATGGCTGTCCTCCAGGGGGTATAGAAACCCTCAAGGCTTTAGGGCAGCTGCTGCACATCGATGTCACCCCTTATCTTTCTACAGTCAGTGCCAATACTCGCGCACCATCCAAAGCGGTGATCCGCGAGTCCGAGTGCATTGGCTGTACAAAATGCATTCAGGCTTGTCCTGTGGATGCTATTATTGGCAGCGGCCGTCTGATGCATACGGTGCTTGCGCACGAATGTACGGGTTGCGGGCTTTGTGTGGAACCTTGTCCAGTGGATTGTATTGAAATGGTACCGCTCCTTAAGCCAGGTTATGATAAAGACCTTGCTCGGCAACGTTATCATGCAAGGCAAGTACGATTGTTGCGTGAAGAGCACGAAAAGCAGCAAACGTATCGAGAAAAACGTAAGCTTGCTGCTCAAAATGAAGGAAAGCAGAAGGACCAGAAAGCCAAGCAGGAATTTATTCTTCAGGCTTTGGCAAGAGTTCAGGCAAAACATTCGGATAAAAAATGA
- the metG gene encoding methionine--tRNA ligase has protein sequence MTQVRKMLVTSALPYANGHLHLGHLVEHIQTDIWVRTHKMLGHQCISVCGDDAHGTPIMLKAEQLGISPERLTTEMKKSHETDFDAFGIVYDSYYTTHSSENQALAEKIYAQLQARGDIVKKTIRQAYDPEKNMFLPDRYVKGTCPKCGASDQYGDNCEACGATYAPTDLVDAVSAISGAKPVEKESEHYFFDLPRYERLLKEWTRQGHLQTEVANKLDEWFASGLKQWDISRDAPYFGFLIPGTQDKYFYVWLDAPIGYMASFQKYCEQEGISFAEFWGKDSTAELYHFVGKDIVYFHALFWPALLAGSDHRLPTAIFTHGFLTVNGQKMSKSRGTFIEARRYLAHLHPEYLRYYFAAKLNGRVDDLDLNFEDFVQRINSDLVGKVVNIASRCAGFINKHFSQQLADSLKEPAFYEELLTVKNQVSDALVARDYAYAIRLIMESADRINQYIDANKPWVLAKDPERLPEVQAICTMGLNLFRILMTCLKPVLPKMATAVEVFLNDEPLTWSRVNTPLLSHTINDFVPLMVRVEKEKIDAMLAES, from the coding sequence ATGACGCAAGTTCGTAAAATGCTGGTTACCAGTGCGCTTCCTTATGCTAATGGACATTTACATTTAGGGCATTTGGTTGAACACATTCAAACCGATATTTGGGTGCGGACCCATAAAATGTTGGGCCATCAATGCATCAGTGTTTGTGGTGATGATGCGCATGGCACGCCTATTATGCTGAAAGCCGAGCAACTGGGCATTTCTCCAGAGAGGCTGACGACGGAAATGAAAAAGAGTCATGAAACTGATTTTGATGCTTTTGGCATTGTTTATGACAGTTATTATACTACCCATTCGTCAGAAAATCAGGCGCTTGCAGAAAAAATCTATGCGCAATTACAGGCTCGGGGTGATATTGTCAAAAAAACCATTCGTCAGGCTTACGATCCCGAAAAAAATATGTTTCTGCCCGATCGGTATGTGAAAGGTACTTGTCCAAAATGTGGTGCGTCTGATCAGTATGGAGATAACTGTGAAGCTTGCGGTGCAACGTATGCCCCGACCGATCTAGTCGATGCCGTCTCTGCCATTTCCGGTGCCAAGCCAGTTGAGAAAGAATCAGAGCATTATTTTTTTGATTTGCCACGCTATGAGAGGTTATTGAAAGAGTGGACGCGTCAAGGGCATTTACAAACGGAAGTGGCTAATAAGTTGGATGAATGGTTTGCTTCGGGTTTAAAGCAATGGGATATTTCTCGTGATGCACCTTATTTTGGTTTTCTTATTCCCGGCACCCAGGACAAATATTTTTATGTGTGGTTGGATGCCCCTATTGGTTATATGGCCAGCTTCCAAAAATATTGTGAGCAAGAGGGTATTTCATTTGCTGAATTTTGGGGAAAAGATTCAACGGCTGAATTGTATCATTTTGTTGGCAAGGATATTGTTTATTTTCACGCGCTCTTTTGGCCGGCTTTATTGGCTGGCAGTGATCATCGTCTTCCCACGGCGATTTTTACCCATGGTTTTTTAACCGTAAATGGTCAGAAAATGTCAAAATCACGCGGTACTTTTATTGAGGCACGCAGATATTTGGCACATTTGCATCCAGAGTATTTACGCTATTATTTTGCTGCCAAACTGAATGGTCGTGTGGATGATCTGGATTTAAATTTTGAGGACTTTGTGCAGCGGATTAATTCGGATTTAGTGGGCAAGGTAGTCAACATTGCTAGTCGTTGCGCTGGTTTTATCAACAAGCACTTTTCGCAGCAATTGGCTGATTCACTAAAAGAGCCAGCATTCTATGAAGAGCTTTTGACCGTTAAAAATCAAGTGAGTGACGCTTTGGTTGCCCGAGATTATGCTTATGCAATCCGCCTTATCATGGAAAGTGCCGATCGCATTAATCAATATATTGATGCTAATAAGCCATGGGTATTAGCTAAAGATCCTGAGCGTCTTCCTGAAGTGCAAGCCATTTGTACCATGGGGTTAAATTTATTCCGCATTCTTATGACTTGCTTAAAACCAGTATTGCCAAAGATGGCTACTGCTGTAGAAGTGTTTTTAAATGATGAGCCATTAACCTGGAGTCGAGTAAATACGCCACTTTTAAGCCATACTATTAATGATTTTGTACCACTTATGGTTCGTGTTGAAAAAGAAAAAATCGATGCGATGCTTGCAGAGAGTTAA
- a CDS encoding UbiX family flavin prenyltransferase — protein MMSKPRLIIGISGASGIIYGIRLLQVLQTMPIETHLVVSKAAHLTRTYETSLSAAELKSFANVYHPCTNIAASIASGSFKTLGMIIAPCSMKTLGEIAHGITSNLLTRAADVTLKERRRLVLLPREAPLHLGHLQNMVTITQMGGIIFPPVPAFYNKPENIHDLIDNSVGRVLDLFDLDHRLIKRWGE, from the coding sequence ATTATGAGCAAGCCCCGCCTCATTATTGGTATCAGTGGCGCTTCAGGCATTATTTATGGGATTCGCTTATTGCAAGTGCTGCAAACCATGCCCATAGAAACACATCTGGTTGTCAGCAAAGCCGCTCACTTGACCCGCACGTATGAAACATCGCTGAGTGCAGCCGAATTGAAATCCTTTGCCAATGTCTATCATCCCTGCACCAATATTGCCGCATCGATTGCCAGCGGCTCTTTTAAAACCCTAGGTATGATCATTGCTCCCTGTTCAATGAAAACATTGGGAGAAATTGCTCATGGGATTACCAGCAATCTTTTAACTCGTGCCGCCGATGTCACGCTCAAAGAGCGCCGTCGCCTGGTGCTGTTACCGCGAGAAGCTCCTTTACACTTAGGACACTTGCAAAATATGGTAACCATCACACAAATGGGGGGAATTATTTTTCCGCCCGTCCCAGCCTTTTACAATAAACCGGAAAACATCCATGATTTGATTGATAACAGCGTTGGCAGAGTGCTGGATTTATTTGATTTAGATCATCGCCTGATAAAACGTTGGGGAGAATAA
- the queC gene encoding 7-cyano-7-deazaguanine synthase QueC, with product MKKAVVLLSGGLDSATCLAIAKNQGFKCFALSFMYGQRHEYELNAARRIAVNMAAFEHRVVHLDIGQFGASALTDKRIDVPDYEGLGKIPVTYVPARNTVFLATALGLAEAVGAYDIFIGANAVDYSGYPDCRPEFITAFQHLANVATKAGVEGRAFTIQAPLLHLTKADIIRTGMQLGVDYSLTVSCYQLNQEGAACGHCDSCVLRAQGFKAAGVEDPTYYQ from the coding sequence ATGAAAAAAGCCGTGGTTTTACTTTCTGGAGGACTTGATTCAGCGACTTGCTTGGCTATCGCCAAAAATCAAGGATTTAAGTGTTTTGCCTTGAGTTTTATGTATGGTCAAAGGCATGAGTATGAATTGAATGCGGCTCGGCGAATAGCAGTCAACATGGCCGCTTTTGAGCATCGTGTGGTTCATCTTGATATCGGTCAATTTGGTGCTTCTGCATTGACGGATAAGCGTATAGACGTTCCCGATTATGAAGGGCTGGGCAAGATTCCAGTCACGTATGTTCCTGCGCGTAATACTGTTTTCTTGGCTACTGCACTGGGGTTGGCAGAAGCTGTAGGCGCTTATGATATTTTTATTGGTGCCAACGCAGTGGATTATTCAGGCTATCCGGATTGTCGACCGGAATTTATCACCGCTTTTCAACATCTTGCTAATGTCGCCACCAAAGCAGGCGTGGAAGGACGAGCGTTTACTATCCAAGCTCCGCTGCTTCATTTAACCAAGGCAGATATTATTCGCACTGGCATGCAACTAGGCGTGGATTATAGTTTGACGGTATCTTGCTATCAATTAAATCAAGAAGGTGCTGCTTGTGGGCACTGTGACAGCTGTGTGTTGCGAGCCCAGGGGTTTAAGGCGGCCGGTGTTGAAGATCCTACTTATTATCAATGA